From a single Capsicum annuum cultivar UCD-10X-F1 chromosome 12, UCD10Xv1.1, whole genome shotgun sequence genomic region:
- the LOC107850673 gene encoding uncharacterized protein LOC107850673 isoform X3, whose amino-acid sequence MLGKVFVLLVAGLAWAFPALLPPPPKICGSPGGPTFTGPRIKLRDGRHLAYKEHGVPKDTAKQKVIYAHSFGSTRYESAIAPLETLEELGAYVVSFDRPGYGESDPHPKRTIQTTALDMEELADQLGLGPKFYVIGFSMGGHSVWGCLKYIPDRLAGAALVAPVVNYWWPGFPANLSKEGYNVQLPQDQWALRVAHYAPWLVYWWNTQKWFPYNSVIAGKAKLSPPDLEVASAFAEHASERQKLEEYAVKQGVFESLHRDMMVGFGKWDFDPMDLKNPFPNGEGSVHLWHGDQDWVVPVILQRYVAERLPWIHYHELPNVGHLVMHDPAMKEVVWKTFLTGKKKQRVHS is encoded by the exons ATGCTTGGGAAAGTTTTTGTCTTGTTGGTCGCAGGTCTAGCATGGGCATTCCCAGCCCTCCTACCTCCACCTCCTAAAATTTGTGGCTCTCCTGGTGGTCCAACATTTACCGGACCTAGAATCAAACTTAGGGATGGAAGACATTTGGCTTATAAGGAGCATGGTGTACCTAAAGATACGGCCAAACAAAAGGTCATATATGCACATAGCTTTGGTTCTACCAGATATGAGTCAGCTATTGCACCCTTG GAAACACTTGAAGAATTAGGGGCATATGTTGTCTCTTTTGATAGACCTGGTTATGGGGAAAGCGATCCACATCCAAAACGAACCATACAAACTACAGCTTTGGACATGGAAGAACTTGCTGATCAACTCGGACTTGGCcctaaattttatgttatagGGTTTTCGATGGGTGGTCATTCTGTTTGGGGTTGCCTTAAATACATCCCTGATCG GTTAGCTGGAGCAGCTTTAGTTGCTCCCGTAGTCAATTACTGGTGGCCTGGTTTTCCTGCTAATTTATCCAAAGAAGGATACAATGTACAGCTCCCACAGGACCAATGGGCACTTCGAGTTGCACATTATGCGCCTTGGCTAGTCTACTGGTGGAACACTCAGAAGTGGTTCCCGTACAATAGTGTTATAGCTGGAAAAGCCAAATTATCTCCCCCAGATTTGGAAGTTGCTTCCGCATTTGCTGAGCATGCAAGTGAAAGACAAAAACTTGAG GAATATGCTGTAAAACAAGGAGTATTCGAGTCCCTCCACCGTGACATGATGGTGGGGTTTGGGAAATGGGATTTTGATCCTATGGATCTTAAGAACCCTTTCCCAAACGGTGAAGGCTCGGTCCACTTGTGGCATGGTGACCAAGACTGGGTTGTACCTGTTATATTACAGCGCTACGTTGCAGAAAGGCTTCCATGGATACACTACCATGAACTACCCAATGTTGGACATCTAGTTATGCATGATCCAGCCATGAAGGAGGTTGTCTGGAAGACATTTTTGACAGGAAAGAAAAAACAGAGAGTGCATTCTTAA
- the LOC107850673 gene encoding uncharacterized protein LOC107850673 isoform X2 has translation MAITTFPTKFGLSVSPIIQRKIHPTLLTFAKSLYRTNKFKPIVLSLTRAQSFNIVPTKQLNHLQDSIFFHSNSNQGLAWAFPALLPPPPKICGSPGGPTFTEPRIKLRDGRHLAYKEHGVPKDTAKYKVIYAHSFGSTRYESAIIPLETLEELGVYVVSFDRPGYGESDPHPKRTIQTTALDMEELADQLGLGPKFYVMGFSMGGHSVWGCLKYIPDRLAGAALVAPVVNYWWPGFPANLSKEGYNLQLLQDQWALRVAHYAPWLVYWWNTQKWFPYNSVIAGKAKLSPPDLEVASGIAKHASESQKLKEYAVKQGVFESLHRDMMVGFGKWDFDPMDLKNPFPNGEDSVHLWHGDQDWVVPVILQRYIAERLPWINYHEMPNVGHLVMHDPAMKEVIWKTFLTGKKEQIVHS, from the exons ATGGCAATTACTACTTTTCCTACAAAATTTGGTCTCTCTGTGTCACCaattattcaaagaaaaattcaCCCAACATTATTGACGTTTGCAAAATCTTTATACAGGACTAACAAGTTCAAACCAATTGTATTATCACTCACTAGAGCCCAATCTTTCAATATTGTTCCAACAAAGCAATTGAATCATCTTCaagattcaatattttttcattccaattcaaatcaag GTCTGGCATGGGCATTCCCTGCCCTCCTACCTCCACCTCCTAAAATCTGTGGCTCTCCTGGTGGTCCAACATTTACCGAACCTAGAATCAAACTTAGGGATGGAAGACATTTGGCTTATAAGGAACATGGTGTACCCAAAGATACGGCCAAATATAAGGTCATATATGCGCACAGCTTTGGTTCTACCAGATATGAGTCAGCTATTATACCCTTG GAAACACTTGAAGAATTAGGGGTGTATGTTGTCTCTTTTGATAGACCTGGTTATGGGGAAAGCGATCCACATCCAAAACGAACCATACAAACTACAGCTTTGGATATGGAAGAGCTTGCTGATCAACTCGGGCTTGGccctaaattttatgttatggggTTTTCGATGGGTGGTCATTCTGTTTGGGGTTGCCTTAAATACATCCCTGATCG GTTAGCTGGAGCAGCTCTAGTTGCTCCCGTCGTCAATTACTGGTGGCCTGGTTTCCCTGCTAATTTATCCAAAGAAGGATACAATCTACAGCTCCTACAGGACCAATGGGCACTTCGAGTTGCACATTATGCGCCTTGGCTAGTCTACTGGTGGAACACTCAGAAGTGGTTCCCGTACAATAGTGTTATAGCTGGAAAAGCCAAATTATCTCCCCCAGATTTGGAAGTTGCTTCTGGAATTGCTAAGCATGCAAGTGAAAGCCAAAAACTTAAG GAATATGCTGTAAAACAAGGTGTATTCGAGTCCCTCCACCGTGACATGATGGTGGGGTTTGGGAAATGGGATTTTGATCCTATGGATCTTAAGAACCCTTTCCCAAATGGTGAAGACTCGGTCCACTTGTGGCATGGTGACCAAGACTGGGTTGTACCTGTTATATTACAACGTTACATTGCAGAAAGGCTTCCATGGATCAACTACCATGAAATGCCCAATGTTGGACATCTAGTTATGCATGATCCAGCCATGAAGGAGGTTATTTGGAAGACATTTTTGACAGGAAAGAAAGAACAGATAGTGCATTCTTAA
- the LOC107850673 gene encoding uncharacterized protein LOC107850673 isoform X1 — translation MAITTFPTKFGLSVSPIIQRKIHPTLLTFAKSLYRTNKFKPIVLSLTRAQSFNIVPTKQLNHLQDSIFFHSNSNQGMLGKVLVVLLVAGLAWAFPALLPPPPKICGSPGGPTFTEPRIKLRDGRHLAYKEHGVPKDTAKYKVIYAHSFGSTRYESAIIPLETLEELGVYVVSFDRPGYGESDPHPKRTIQTTALDMEELADQLGLGPKFYVMGFSMGGHSVWGCLKYIPDRLAGAALVAPVVNYWWPGFPANLSKEGYNLQLLQDQWALRVAHYAPWLVYWWNTQKWFPYNSVIAGKAKLSPPDLEVASGIAKHASESQKLKEYAVKQGVFESLHRDMMVGFGKWDFDPMDLKNPFPNGEDSVHLWHGDQDWVVPVILQRYIAERLPWINYHEMPNVGHLVMHDPAMKEVIWKTFLTGKKEQIVHS, via the exons ATGGCAATTACTACTTTTCCTACAAAATTTGGTCTCTCTGTGTCACCaattattcaaagaaaaattcaCCCAACATTATTGACGTTTGCAAAATCTTTATACAGGACTAACAAGTTCAAACCAATTGTATTATCACTCACTAGAGCCCAATCTTTCAATATTGTTCCAACAAAGCAATTGAATCATCTTCaagattcaatattttttcattccaattcaaatcaag GTATGCTTGGGAAAGTTTTAGTTGTCTTGTTGGTTGCAGGTCTGGCATGGGCATTCCCTGCCCTCCTACCTCCACCTCCTAAAATCTGTGGCTCTCCTGGTGGTCCAACATTTACCGAACCTAGAATCAAACTTAGGGATGGAAGACATTTGGCTTATAAGGAACATGGTGTACCCAAAGATACGGCCAAATATAAGGTCATATATGCGCACAGCTTTGGTTCTACCAGATATGAGTCAGCTATTATACCCTTG GAAACACTTGAAGAATTAGGGGTGTATGTTGTCTCTTTTGATAGACCTGGTTATGGGGAAAGCGATCCACATCCAAAACGAACCATACAAACTACAGCTTTGGATATGGAAGAGCTTGCTGATCAACTCGGGCTTGGccctaaattttatgttatggggTTTTCGATGGGTGGTCATTCTGTTTGGGGTTGCCTTAAATACATCCCTGATCG GTTAGCTGGAGCAGCTCTAGTTGCTCCCGTCGTCAATTACTGGTGGCCTGGTTTCCCTGCTAATTTATCCAAAGAAGGATACAATCTACAGCTCCTACAGGACCAATGGGCACTTCGAGTTGCACATTATGCGCCTTGGCTAGTCTACTGGTGGAACACTCAGAAGTGGTTCCCGTACAATAGTGTTATAGCTGGAAAAGCCAAATTATCTCCCCCAGATTTGGAAGTTGCTTCTGGAATTGCTAAGCATGCAAGTGAAAGCCAAAAACTTAAG GAATATGCTGTAAAACAAGGTGTATTCGAGTCCCTCCACCGTGACATGATGGTGGGGTTTGGGAAATGGGATTTTGATCCTATGGATCTTAAGAACCCTTTCCCAAATGGTGAAGACTCGGTCCACTTGTGGCATGGTGACCAAGACTGGGTTGTACCTGTTATATTACAACGTTACATTGCAGAAAGGCTTCCATGGATCAACTACCATGAAATGCCCAATGTTGGACATCTAGTTATGCATGATCCAGCCATGAAGGAGGTTATTTGGAAGACATTTTTGACAGGAAAGAAAGAACAGATAGTGCATTCTTAA
- the LOC107850673 gene encoding uncharacterized protein LOC107850673 isoform X4: MLGKVFVLLVAGLAWAFPALLPPPPKICGSPGGPTFTGPRIKLRDGRHLAYKEHGVPKDTAKQKVIYAHSFGSTRYESAIAPLETLEELGAYVVSFDRPGYGESDPHPKRTIQTTALDMEELADQLGLGPKFYVIGFSMGGHSVWGCLKYIPDRLAGAALVAPVVNYWWPGFPANLSKEGYNVQLPQDQWALRVAHYAPWLVYWWNTQKWFPYNSVIAGKAKLSPPDLELIIKWSFIPEYAVKQGVFESLHRDMMVGFGKWDFDPMDLKNPFPNGEGSVHLWHGDQDWVVPVILQRYVAERLPWIHYHEGPTFTEPRIKLRDGRHLAYKEHGVPKDTAKYKVIYAHSFGSTRYESAIIPLETLEELGVYVVSFDRPGYGESDPHPKRTIQTTALDMEELADQLGLGPKFYVMGFSMGGHSVWGCLKYIPDRLAGAALVAPVVNYWWPGFPANLSKEGYNLQLLQDQWALRVAHYAPWLVYWWNTQKWFPYNSVIAGKAKLSPPDLEVASGIAKHASESQKLKEYAVKQGVFESLHRDMMVGFGKWDFDPMDLKNPFPNGEDSVHLWHGDQDWVVPVILQRYIAERLPWINYHEMPNVGHLVMHDPAMKEVIWKTFLTGKKEQIVHS, encoded by the exons ATGCTTGGGAAAGTTTTTGTCTTGTTGGTCGCAGGTCTAGCATGGGCATTCCCAGCCCTCCTACCTCCACCTCCTAAAATTTGTGGCTCTCCTGGTGGTCCAACATTTACCGGACCTAGAATCAAACTTAGGGATGGAAGACATTTGGCTTATAAGGAGCATGGTGTACCTAAAGATACGGCCAAACAAAAGGTCATATATGCACATAGCTTTGGTTCTACCAGATATGAGTCAGCTATTGCACCCTTG GAAACACTTGAAGAATTAGGGGCATATGTTGTCTCTTTTGATAGACCTGGTTATGGGGAAAGCGATCCACATCCAAAACGAACCATACAAACTACAGCTTTGGACATGGAAGAACTTGCTGATCAACTCGGACTTGGCcctaaattttatgttatagGGTTTTCGATGGGTGGTCATTCTGTTTGGGGTTGCCTTAAATACATCCCTGATCG GTTAGCTGGAGCAGCTTTAGTTGCTCCCGTAGTCAATTACTGGTGGCCTGGTTTTCCTGCTAATTTATCCAAAGAAGGATACAATGTACAGCTCCCACAGGACCAATGGGCACTTCGAGTTGCACATTATGCGCCTTGGCTAGTCTACTGGTGGAACACTCAGAAGTGGTTCCCGTACAATAGTGTTATAGCTGGAAAAGCCAAATTATCTCCCCCAGATTTGGAA CTCATAATAAAGTGGAGTTTTATTCCT GAATATGCTGTAAAACAAGGAGTATTCGAGTCCCTCCACCGTGACATGATGGTGGGGTTTGGGAAATGGGATTTTGATCCTATGGATCTTAAGAACCCTTTCCCAAACGGTGAAGGCTCGGTCCACTTGTGGCATGGTGACCAAGACTGGGTTGTACCTGTTATATTACAGCGCTACGTTGCAGAAAGGCTTCCATGGATACACTACCATGAA GGTCCAACATTTACCGAACCTAGAATCAAACTTAGGGATGGAAGACATTTGGCTTATAAGGAACATGGTGTACCCAAAGATACGGCCAAATATAAGGTCATATATGCGCACAGCTTTGGTTCTACCAGATATGAGTCAGCTATTATACCCTTG GAAACACTTGAAGAATTAGGGGTGTATGTTGTCTCTTTTGATAGACCTGGTTATGGGGAAAGCGATCCACATCCAAAACGAACCATACAAACTACAGCTTTGGATATGGAAGAGCTTGCTGATCAACTCGGGCTTGGccctaaattttatgttatggggTTTTCGATGGGTGGTCATTCTGTTTGGGGTTGCCTTAAATACATCCCTGATCG GTTAGCTGGAGCAGCTCTAGTTGCTCCCGTCGTCAATTACTGGTGGCCTGGTTTCCCTGCTAATTTATCCAAAGAAGGATACAATCTACAGCTCCTACAGGACCAATGGGCACTTCGAGTTGCACATTATGCGCCTTGGCTAGTCTACTGGTGGAACACTCAGAAGTGGTTCCCGTACAATAGTGTTATAGCTGGAAAAGCCAAATTATCTCCCCCAGATTTGGAAGTTGCTTCTGGAATTGCTAAGCATGCAAGTGAAAGCCAAAAACTTAAG GAATATGCTGTAAAACAAGGTGTATTCGAGTCCCTCCACCGTGACATGATGGTGGGGTTTGGGAAATGGGATTTTGATCCTATGGATCTTAAGAACCCTTTCCCAAATGGTGAAGACTCGGTCCACTTGTGGCATGGTGACCAAGACTGGGTTGTACCTGTTATATTACAACGTTACATTGCAGAAAGGCTTCCATGGATCAACTACCATGAAATGCCCAATGTTGGACATCTAGTTATGCATGATCCAGCCATGAAGGAGGTTATTTGGAAGACATTTTTGACAGGAAAGAAAGAACAGATAGTGCATTCTTAA